In the Paenibacillus sp. FSL R7-0337 genome, TGAAGCCTATACCTGCACGGACAGCGGCGTCTACAGCCGTCTTATGCTGGCGGATACGGGTGTCGTTGTCGCCGTCAGCCGAGACGATCAGCAGGCGCTCCACTCCGGCAAAGGCGGTATCCAGCGTCTCCGGCTGATCGAAATCGCCATGACGGACATCGACGCCGCGCGCCTTCAATGCTTCTGCCTTCTCCGGGTTTCTGACACTGGCTACAATATTCTCAGCGGGTACGGTCTTCAACAGAGTCTCTGCTACGATGGAACCAAATTTGCCTGTTGCTCCTGTTAATGCGATTGTCATCTTAATTCCTCCAATTAGGTTCTTGTATTTCAATCTCAGCTATACGCTCTCGTTGACATCGGTAATCATCACTCATGTAACCATTGTAGTTACAAGTTAGCCGAATGTCAAACCAAATGTTTCGTCCTCAGCCAACTGTCTTGAAATAGCGGTAGATCTGCTCCAGCTTCTTGCTCTGCTTCCCCTTCTTGCTCTCCATGTTACCGAATTCGAAGAACTTCACCTTACGGATGCCCACATAGTTGAACAGGGCTTTGCGCATCAGTATCTTATGCGAGTTCCCCAGCCACAGCAGCGGGTAGTGGGTCGGCCCCTTCATGCTGGAAATGCAGATCACGCTCTTCCCCTTGAGCAGCCCCTCAGGCAAAAGTCCGCCCTTATCCCGGTAGGCGAAGCCCGATGCAAACATCCGGTCGATGTAGCCCATCAGCATCGCTGGCGGGCGTCCCCACCAGATCGGATAGACCAGCACGATCTGATCGGCCCATAGCAGTTGCTCCCTGTACTCTGCAAGCTCCGGTTCCCGGTACATATCCCGTCTGCGCCGATTCTCATTGAACACCAGGACCGGATCGAATCCGGTCTCGTACAGATCAAGCACCTTCACTTCCGTAATCTTGGCATTCTCCTTACTGCCGCGCAGCACTTCCTTCAGGAAGGCATAGCTCAGGCTCTTATGGTTCGGATGGGTGTAGATCACAAGTGTATTCATCAGTGGTATTCCCCTTTAGTTGTCATTTGATAAGCAAAACATAGCACAGCCGTAAATTACTTGTCAAATGATAATTGTTTTTTGATAATTATTCTGGTATCGTGACCTCTGAGGTGATCTTATGGACAACAACCATCTATTTCAGAAATTTATAGCCTTCACTGCCGCCGTCCATCAAATAACGAACGATATTTCCAAAGATGTGAACTCAGACGGCTTAACGCCGCTGCAATATAAGATTGTCGAATACCTCGCCGTCAGCCAGCCTGTTACCCTCAGCGAGATCAGCGACTGCATGAACATGTCAATGCCCAATACCAGCAGAGAGCTGAAGAAACTCAGCGAAAAAGGGCTATGTACCCGCATTACCGACCCCGCTGACCGCCGCAGACAGGGAATTACGCTCTCCGCCGCAGGCGAGTCGTTGATGAATGAGGCTTTCGGACAGATCGCTGTCCGGTTCGAGCAGCGTATTGCGGCTCTGAGCGCTGAGGAACGCAAAGAGACCGAGCAGGCGCTCGATCTCTTGCAGCAGAAGGTATTTTATTTGAGCTGAGGGTAAGGGCTGCCCTGCATTCTATGAGCGGTTATTTCACAGCAACGCCCTTCGCTGCAATCTCCGCAGGCGCAGGAGCCTCCTTTCGCTTGATGAGCAAGGACAGGATCAGTGCAACCACTGCGGCTCCTGTCGTAACCATAGAAGCCACATTCATCCCGTGAATTAAGCTATGGACATCGCCTGTCTGCTTCAGGCCGCCGCCGCTGTAGGTCATTATAGTAACAAGCAGAGCCGTCCCAATGGAACCAGCGACAGTACGCAGTGTAGTGTTCACAGGAATACCATGACGGATCAGAGCAGGCGGCAGAGAATTCATTCCGCTGGTGACGACAGGCAGCAGGGTCAGGCTGACACCGATCATCCGCAGGGAGTAGCCCACCATCAGGAACGTATAGGACGTATGCTCCGTCAGATTGGAGAACAACAGTGCAGAGATGACCGTCAGGCTGATTCCGGTGATTACCATCGTTCTGGCACCTATTTTGTCAAAAATCTTCCCCGCGATAGGGGACATAATACAGATCAGAATCGCACCTGGAAGCAGCATCAGACCCGACTTCAGCGCGGAATAGCCAAGCATGGTCTGCATATAGAGCGGCAGCAGGAGCTGTGCGCTCAGCATGATAATCATCAGGATCATACTGATTACCGTAGCCAGGGTAAACGAGGGACTGGTGAACACCCGCAGCTCCAGCAGCGGATTCTCCATCGTCAACTGCCTCCACACGAACAGGCAGAGCGCGATGAACCCGACCGCGAGGGAGATCAGCACCTCCGTACTTCCCCAACCTTTGCTGCCGGAGACACTGAATCCGTACAACACACCGCCGAAGCCGAGCGAGGATAAGGTCATGGAGATTGCATCCACCTTGCTTTTCACCTGTGGCGTCACGTTCTTCACCAGAAACACGCCCAGGAGCGTAAGCAGCAGCGAGCAAGGAGCCAGAATATAGAACAACAAGCGCCAGGAATGATCCTCCACGAGCCAGCCGTTCAGCACAGGTCCGATCGCCGGAGCGAAGTTAATCGCCAGCCCGATCAGCCCCATCGTGAACCCGCGCTTGGCTACCGGGATGAGAATGAACGTCAGGGTCTGGACCAGGGGAAGCATAATGCCCACTCCGACCGCCTGCACAATTCTTCCGGTGAGCAGCAGGCCGAAGCTCGGGGAAACCGCACACAGAAGCGTACCCGCGCTCAGCATGCCCATCGCAAAGACGAATACCTGCTTCGTCGTGAAGCGCTGAATAAGATAAGCTGTAATCGGAACAACAATACCCGTCACCAGTGCAAATGCGGTCGTTAACCACTGCACGGTGCTCGCAGACAACTGGAACTCACCCATA is a window encoding:
- a CDS encoding DHA2 family efflux MFS transporter permease subunit, coding for MENAPKGTNLIMAILIIGTMAGLLNQSSLNTALPNIMGEFQLSASTVQWLTTAFALVTGIVVPITAYLIQRFTTKQVFVFAMGMLSAGTLLCAVSPSFGLLLTGRIVQAVGVGIMLPLVQTLTFILIPVAKRGFTMGLIGLAINFAPAIGPVLNGWLVEDHSWRLLFYILAPCSLLLTLLGVFLVKNVTPQVKSKVDAISMTLSSLGFGGVLYGFSVSGSKGWGSTEVLISLAVGFIALCLFVWRQLTMENPLLELRVFTSPSFTLATVISMILMIIMLSAQLLLPLYMQTMLGYSALKSGLMLLPGAILICIMSPIAGKIFDKIGARTMVITGISLTVISALLFSNLTEHTSYTFLMVGYSLRMIGVSLTLLPVVTSGMNSLPPALIRHGIPVNTTLRTVAGSIGTALLVTIMTYSGGGLKQTGDVHSLIHGMNVASMVTTGAAVVALILSLLIKRKEAPAPAEIAAKGVAVK
- a CDS encoding MarR family transcriptional regulator, with amino-acid sequence MDNNHLFQKFIAFTAAVHQITNDISKDVNSDGLTPLQYKIVEYLAVSQPVTLSEISDCMNMSMPNTSRELKKLSEKGLCTRITDPADRRRQGITLSAAGESLMNEAFGQIAVRFEQRIAALSAEERKETEQALDLLQQKVFYLS
- a CDS encoding NAD(P)H-dependent oxidoreductase, which encodes MNTLVIYTHPNHKSLSYAFLKEVLRGSKENAKITEVKVLDLYETGFDPVLVFNENRRRRDMYREPELAEYREQLLWADQIVLVYPIWWGRPPAMLMGYIDRMFASGFAYRDKGGLLPEGLLKGKSVICISSMKGPTHYPLLWLGNSHKILMRKALFNYVGIRKVKFFEFGNMESKKGKQSKKLEQIYRYFKTVG